atagttCATAATCCGTTCGCAGGCGCACGGTGTAAAACGAATGTTTTACCTATACGGTCGAGATCTCTCTCTTTACCAAGAGCATATAAGGATGACATATCCAAATTTTGCTACCCTGTAATAACCGAGAAGCCTGAATGGTGGCTGAGGACTTTAGCCTGTATTCCATATCTAATAGCTTTGCAGACTTCCGGTACCGGATATTTTCTTCATCCCTTCCTAGAACATTACGAAATGTTCGAAAACTTGATTTATTTCGTCCCGGGAGCCATAAAGAGATTACCTCCATGGTTCTCAATGATATATTGCTACTTTGGATATGCTGGAATTGTGAAGAACAAAGCTTTGTCTCGCTACATTAGGATCCATCTCATGATGGGCATGTTACTGGAAACCGCTTTCAAGTTAATATGGTATACGGGCACCTTTCTCCCGCTCACACACTTTAACGGCAATTTCATGATGCACTTTTGGGCCGGCATTGGAATCGGCTACATCTTCGTGTTGTTGGAATGTGTTAGGTGTGCTCTTGGTGGCAAGTGTGCTCACATCCCTGTTATTAGTAATGCTGCATATATACATACTCGGTTCAATGTAGGAGGTTTACAGAGACCATTCTAGGAGATCTTTAATGGGGTTGGTTTTCACAGGACAAAAGCAATTGCTTAGGGTCTATTTGAGGAGttgtagagttttttttttgttaaaatgttgtatcaaaataaatttttggagAGAAATCCAAAAATAGGTGGATAATGCATTTCAGCGAATTCGAATTACGTTTGAATCCTCTTGTATTAGTAATATTGTCCAcgccaatcgagttaagactcaatcggtgGAGAGAAacttttaatattgtttttaaattagcTTGTATTTTACTTATTCTCCtgataattg
The sequence above is a segment of the Gossypium raimondii isolate GPD5lz chromosome 4, ASM2569854v1, whole genome shotgun sequence genome. Coding sequences within it:
- the LOC105780892 gene encoding protein TIC 20-IV, chloroplastic, with translation MAPPTATLSAPSYPKLAPVPALWSKDPNLKRHNPRNKSSVVALSPSFQANPLLSSNSGSQGFLSSTGARCKTNVLPIRSRSLSLPRAYKDDISKFCYPVITEKPEWWLRTLACIPYLIALQTSGTGYFLHPFLEHYEMFENLIYFVPGAIKRLPPWFSMIYCYFGYAGIVKNKALSRYIRIHLMMGMLLETAFKLIWYTGTFLPLTHFNGNFMMHFWAGIGIGYIFVLLECVRCALGGKCAHIPVISNAAYIHTRFNVGGLQRPF